From the Patescibacteria group bacterium genome, one window contains:
- the gmd gene encoding GDP-mannose 4,6-dehydratase, whose translation MSTKKALITGITGQDGSYLAELLLEKGYEVHGIIRRASTFNTERIDHLYKDPHINGVHLFLHYGDLSDGSNLNRILEKISPDEIYHLGAQSHVRVSFDLPEYTGDISGLGTVRLLDAIRDTEIKTKFYQASSSEMFGLVDKLPITEATPFHPRSPYACAKVYAYWITKNYREAYNLYATNGILFNHESPRRGETFVTRKITRGLARIKLGLDEKLFLGNLDAKRDWGYAKDFVYGMWLMLQQDKPDDYILATNETHDVKEFVNKTAETLGMEITWQGQGLEEIGVDKKTGKTIIEIDPKYFRPSEVPILLGDYAKAKTELGWEPKVKFTELVKIMAEADFEKEKAKL comes from the coding sequence ATGAGCACAAAAAAAGCATTAATCACCGGCATAACCGGCCAAGACGGCAGCTATCTGGCAGAGCTGCTTTTAGAAAAAGGCTATGAAGTGCATGGCATAATCAGACGCGCCAGCACTTTTAACACCGAAAGGATTGACCACTTATATAAAGACCCGCATATTAACGGCGTGCACCTTTTTCTGCATTACGGCGATTTATCCGACGGCAGTAACTTAAACCGCATTTTAGAAAAAATCAGCCCGGATGAAATTTATCATCTAGGAGCGCAAAGCCATGTCCGGGTAAGCTTTGACCTGCCGGAATATACGGGCGATATCAGCGGACTGGGAACGGTAAGGCTGTTAGATGCCATCAGAGATACTGAAATAAAAACTAAATTTTACCAAGCCTCGTCAAGCGAGATGTTCGGCTTAGTTGATAAACTGCCGATTACCGAAGCCACGCCCTTCCATCCCCGCTCGCCTTACGCCTGCGCCAAAGTTTACGCTTATTGGATAACTAAAAATTACCGCGAAGCTTATAATTTATACGCCACCAACGGCATCTTATTCAACCACGAAAGCCCGCGCCGCGGCGAAACTTTCGTCACCAGAAAAATTACTCGCGGCCTGGCCAGGATTAAATTAGGTTTGGATGAAAAATTATTCCTCGGCAATTTAGACGCTAAGCGCGATTGGGGCTATGCCAAAGATTTTGTCTATGGCATGTGGCTAATGCTCCAGCAAGACAAACCGGATGATTATATTTTAGCCACTAACGAAACTCATGATGTTAAAGAGTTCGTAAATAAAACCGCTGAAACTTTAGGCATGGAAATCACCTGGCAGGGCCAAGGGTTAGAAGAAATTGGCGTAGACAAAAAAACCGGCAAAACAATTATTGAAATAGACCCGAAATATTTCCGGCCGTCCGAAGTGCCGATACTGCTCGGCGACTATGCCAAAGCCAAAACTGAACTCGGCTGGGAGCCGAAAGTTAAATTCACGGAACTGGTAAAAATCATGGCCGAAGCGGATTTTGAAAAAGAGAAAGCAAAACTATAA
- a CDS encoding sugar transferase, with the protein MNNKLKKLVLLGGDIAVLYFSLYLTLVIRYLSDYQAKTWAAHFWPFTAIFILWLIIFYISNLYNLNLAVNNIKFYQSSGRALIIAGLASLTFFYLMPRIGIAPKTNLFIYIIVFAVIFYLWRQFYNYSLKSYLPKRNIGIVGYNNLVAEIINEFRQKPHLGYNLSFIVDDSGEKQAAGIRPITDLEVLLAENKLDTVILSSDPHRSENLRAVLFNSLYRRINYVSLPNFYEAITGKVPLDSVNQMWFLENLSESNKIWFNRLKIIYDFIIALAIFIITLPFWIIIAVIIKLESPGPIFFIMNRAGQNNKVFKLIKFRTMREKNNDYAPTRANDPRITKFGGFLRKTRLDELPQVINILKGEMSFVGPRPERPELILELEKQIPFYGQRTLVKPGLTGSDQISGEYHSPSREDSLKKLQYDLFYIKNRSLFLDLSIILKTVATVISRGGM; encoded by the coding sequence ATGAATAATAAACTTAAAAAACTAGTTTTGCTCGGCGGGGACATAGCCGTCCTCTATTTTTCCTTGTATTTGACTTTAGTAATCAGATATTTAAGCGACTACCAAGCTAAAACCTGGGCGGCGCATTTCTGGCCGTTCACGGCTATTTTTATTTTATGGCTGATCATTTTTTATATCTCTAATCTATATAACCTGAATTTAGCCGTAAACAATATAAAATTTTACCAATCAAGCGGACGCGCCCTGATTATCGCCGGCCTGGCCTCGCTTACTTTCTTTTATTTAATGCCGCGAATCGGCATCGCGCCGAAAACCAATTTATTCATATATATCATAGTTTTCGCGGTTATTTTTTATCTTTGGCGCCAATTCTATAATTATTCGCTAAAATCATACCTGCCTAAAAGAAATATCGGCATCGTCGGCTATAATAATTTAGTGGCGGAAATTATCAACGAGTTCAGGCAAAAGCCCCATCTAGGCTATAATCTAAGCTTTATAGTTGACGACAGCGGCGAAAAGCAGGCGGCCGGCATCAGACCGATTACCGACTTGGAAGTATTGCTGGCTGAAAATAAATTGGATACGGTTATTTTATCTTCCGACCCGCACCGGTCGGAAAATCTGCGCGCTGTTTTATTCAATTCGCTTTACCGCCGGATAAATTATGTCAGCCTGCCTAATTTCTACGAAGCCATAACCGGCAAGGTCCCGCTGGATTCGGTTAACCAAATGTGGTTTTTAGAAAACTTAAGCGAAAGCAATAAAATCTGGTTTAACCGCCTAAAAATAATTTATGATTTCATTATCGCTCTGGCGATTTTTATTATTACTCTGCCCTTCTGGATTATTATCGCCGTAATAATTAAACTAGAGAGTCCCGGACCGATATTTTTTATTATGAACCGGGCCGGACAAAATAATAAAGTATTCAAGTTGATAAAATTCAGAACCATGAGAGAAAAAAATAATGATTACGCGCCGACCCGAGCGAACGATCCCCGCATAACTAAGTTCGGCGGATTTCTAAGAAAAACCAGGCTTGATGAATTGCCCCAAGTTATTAATATACTGAAAGGCGAAATGAGCTTCGTCGGGCCCCGCCCGGAGCGGCCGGAGCTGATCCTTGAGCTTGAAAAGCAAATCCCCTTCTATGGCCAAAGAACTTTAGTCAAGCCCGGCCTGACCGGCTCGGACCAGATTTCCGGCGAATATCATTCGCCGTCGCGCGAAGACAGCTTAAAAAAATTGCAATACGATCTCTTCTATATAAAAAACCGATCTTTATTTTTAGACCTGTCCATTATTTTAAAAACCGTCGCCACGGTAATTTCCAGAGGCGGCATGTAA
- a CDS encoding helix-turn-helix domain-containing protein, translating to MPTQIDPNTIYTTAETQKLLKISNSTIKRMLKNGLIKANKVGGQYRILGKEILRLVSPEVEKKAIKSYLNIKQKVVNTINKW from the coding sequence ATGCCTACGCAAATTGACCCAAACACAATCTATACTACGGCGGAAACGCAAAAACTGCTAAAAATCAGCAACAGCACTATTAAGCGCATGCTTAAAAACGGCTTGATTAAAGCTAACAAGGTTGGCGGGCAATATAGAATACTGGGCAAAGAAATCCTGCGCCTGGTTTCTCCGGAGGTGGAAAAAAAAGCCATAAAATCATATTTAAATATAAAGCAAAAAGTCGTAAATACTATAAATAAATGGTAA
- a CDS encoding class I SAM-dependent methyltransferase, with translation MPDNQWKKYEQAYHLRSLKYAKGGKLKFSRKHEGLAEYLNEAAEKIGRTDFSFLDAGCGNGIYLKYMGDKYPEARLHGFDFSQTIVDIAKNNAPTAEIKSGNLEAAPYADEKFDIILCTQVIEHLLDDKKGLTELYRLLKPNGYLIISTDNEDNLVSKFLNLPIKLLSSPYRLLKRLLPDKKYFPHKSYKIGEFTKLIKTRALIIEKISTFRFSLPWPFYKMGLLNQLLNKLETFAGNKNFFRNNGDIVVALCKK, from the coding sequence ATGCCGGATAACCAATGGAAAAAATACGAGCAAGCTTATCATCTGCGCTCGCTTAAATACGCGAAGGGCGGTAAGCTGAAATTCAGCCGCAAGCATGAAGGCCTGGCTGAATACCTTAACGAGGCGGCGGAAAAAATCGGCCGAACGGATTTTTCATTTTTAGACGCCGGCTGCGGCAACGGAATTTATCTGAAATATATGGGCGATAAATACCCGGAAGCGCGGCTCCACGGCTTTGATTTTTCCCAAACCATCGTGGATATCGCTAAAAACAACGCGCCAACAGCTGAAATTAAATCGGGCAACCTGGAAGCAGCGCCCTATGCCGATGAAAAATTTGATATAATTTTATGCACCCAGGTGATTGAGCATCTTTTAGACGATAAAAAAGGCTTAACTGAATTATACCGCCTGCTAAAACCAAATGGTTATTTAATTATCAGCACGGACAACGAGGATAATCTGGTCAGTAAATTCCTTAACTTGCCGATTAAACTATTATCCTCCCCCTACCGGCTACTTAAAAGACTACTGCCTGATAAAAAATATTTTCCGCATAAATCATATAAAATCGGCGAATTCACAAAATTAATAAAAACTAGAGCCTTAATTATAGAAAAAATTTCCACTTTCCGCTTTTCCCTGCCCTGGCCGTTTTATAAAATGGGATTATTAAACCAGCTATTAAACAAACTTGAAACATTCGCCGGCAATAAAAACTTTTTTAGAAATAACGGCGATAT
- a CDS encoding GDP-L-fucose synthase: MNKNSKIYLAGHQGLVGSAILRKLSAEGFTNLILKTREQVDLFDQRATEKFMAEAKPEYVILAAARVGGIGANVNYGADFLYENLLIQNNVIWSALKSDVKKLLFLGSSCIYPRQAKQPMKEEYLLDGKPEPTNEGYALAKIAGMKLCEKIFEQYGRCFISCMPTNMYGPNDNFDLATSHVIPALLRRLHEAKLRNEAQVQIWGSGKVRREFLYVDDLAEAVIWLMQNYNEKQFLNVGTGQDIAISELAELIKKIVGYQGELAYNTNNPDGMPQKLLDVERINKLGWSHKIDLEQGLKLAYGWYLKNKV, translated from the coding sequence ATGAATAAAAACTCTAAAATTTATTTAGCCGGCCATCAGGGTTTAGTCGGCTCGGCGATTTTAAGAAAACTCTCCGCCGAAGGATTCACTAATCTGATTTTAAAAACTCGCGAGCAGGTTGACTTATTTGATCAGCGGGCTACGGAAAAATTTATGGCCGAGGCTAAGCCCGAATATGTAATTTTAGCCGCGGCCAGAGTCGGCGGCATCGGCGCCAACGTAAATTACGGAGCGGATTTTTTATACGAAAATCTGCTGATTCAAAATAACGTTATCTGGTCGGCGCTCAAAAGCGATGTAAAAAAACTTTTATTCCTCGGCTCTTCCTGCATTTACCCGCGCCAAGCCAAGCAGCCGATGAAAGAAGAATATCTCTTAGACGGCAAGCCGGAGCCGACTAACGAAGGCTACGCTTTAGCTAAAATCGCCGGCATGAAATTATGCGAAAAAATATTTGAACAATACGGCCGCTGCTTTATCTCCTGCATGCCTACCAATATGTACGGCCCAAATGATAATTTTGATCTAGCCACCTCCCATGTCATTCCGGCCCTGCTTCGGCGCCTGCATGAGGCTAAATTGCGAAACGAGGCGCAGGTGCAAATTTGGGGCTCGGGCAAAGTCAGGCGGGAATTTTTATACGTTGACGACTTGGCGGAAGCGGTAATTTGGCTGATGCAAAACTATAATGAAAAGCAATTTCTAAACGTTGGCACCGGCCAAGATATTGCTATCAGCGAATTAGCCGAACTGATAAAAAAAATCGTTGGCTACCAAGGCGAATTGGCGTATAACACTAATAACCCGGACGGTATGCCGCAAAAACTTTTAGATGTTGAGAGAATTAATAAATTGGGCTGGAGCCATAAAATAGATTTAGAGCAGGGGCTAAAGCTGGCTTACGGCTGGTATTTAAAAAATAAAGTATGA
- a CDS encoding ATP-binding protein has protein sequence MLEKSKIEEVFIDQFSQFKNKNSGMERMVNIKKYLATEQVVVISGIRRCGKSTLLKQFADHLNNFYYINFDDERLINFTVDNFNDLLAVWQKNFKSTNILIDEIQNIKSWERFIRRIHDEGYKIFITGSNSKLLSSELSTHLTGRYKKLELYPFSFVEFIKFKNIPAQAKTTEEKAVLSKFFSEYLSRGGFPEYIKNKDTETVKRIYEDVIYKDIIARFGIREIKSFRLLANWLFTNFTKEASYNSLAKILGIKTAATVSEYVSFLQEAYLLFELYKYDYSLKKQYTSNKKIYVIDNGLRNEIAFSVSEDRGRLLENIVFIELKRRGQEAYFFRGKKECDFILLEKNKIKQALQVSLDFNGNNKKREMDGLLEAMIKFDLPSGVILTEDQEEEIKISGKKIKIQPVYRWLVEN, from the coding sequence ATGCTAGAAAAAAGCAAAATTGAAGAAGTTTTTATTGACCAATTCAGCCAATTCAAAAACAAAAATAGCGGCATGGAAAGAATGGTTAATATTAAAAAATATCTAGCTACCGAGCAAGTCGTGGTTATTTCCGGAATTAGGCGCTGCGGTAAATCCACGCTTTTAAAGCAATTCGCCGATCATTTAAATAATTTTTATTACATAAACTTCGACGATGAGCGCCTGATAAATTTTACCGTTGATAATTTTAATGATTTGCTGGCTGTCTGGCAAAAAAACTTCAAATCAACGAACATTCTTATTGATGAAATTCAGAATATAAAAAGCTGGGAGCGATTTATCAGGCGGATTCATGATGAGGGCTATAAAATTTTTATTACCGGCTCAAATTCAAAGCTTTTGTCGTCAGAGCTATCCACCCATCTAACCGGCAGATATAAAAAACTGGAACTCTACCCCTTTTCTTTCGTTGAGTTTATTAAATTCAAAAACATCCCGGCTCAAGCGAAAACAACGGAGGAAAAAGCCGTGTTAAGCAAATTTTTCAGCGAATACCTATCACGCGGCGGCTTTCCTGAATATATAAAAAATAAAGATACGGAAACCGTCAAAAGAATTTATGAAGACGTAATCTATAAGGACATAATCGCCAGATTCGGCATCCGTGAAATCAAATCGTTCCGACTTTTGGCCAATTGGCTTTTTACTAATTTTACCAAAGAAGCAAGCTATAATTCCCTGGCAAAAATACTGGGAATAAAAACAGCCGCCACGGTTAGCGAATACGTCTCGTTCCTGCAAGAAGCCTATTTACTGTTTGAATTGTACAAATATGATTATTCCTTAAAAAAACAATACACTTCAAACAAAAAAATATATGTAATAGACAATGGCCTGCGCAACGAAATCGCTTTTTCCGTTTCGGAAGACCGCGGACGGCTTTTAGAAAACATCGTTTTTATTGAACTAAAAAGAAGGGGGCAGGAGGCATATTTTTTCCGAGGGAAAAAAGAATGCGATTTCATCCTATTGGAAAAAAATAAAATAAAACAAGCCCTGCAAGTATCTCTCGATTTTAATGGCAACAATAAAAAACGGGAGATGGACGGACTGCTTGAAGCAATGATAAAATTTGATTTGCCGTCAGGCGTGATTTTGACGGAAGACCAAGAAGAAGAAATAAAAATAAGCGGAAAAAAAATAAAAATACAGCCAGTCTATCGCTGGTTGGTTGAAAATTAA
- a CDS encoding glycosyltransferase — protein MTVCYFGIYKADYNRNKIIMAGLRANGLEILECNSRLKGPKKYFDLIKKHRALKNKYDVMIVGFPGYQAMILAKLITGRPIIFDAFFSLYDAMVNDRRAVSRLHPLAWYFWLLDWLSGSLADRILLDTGEHIKYFAKTFGLKTKKFIRVIIGADTDIFRPAPAKPASADFLVHFHGSYIRNQGINYIVDAAEKLRGENIIFSLVGAGQDFTRIKNRVDELKLAEKFQIRGFLPIEGLLDSVHKADLCLGIFGSGEKTQRIISNKIFECLACQKALLTADTPAMRELFSENEVAFCRAGDGEDLAEKILYLKNNPETRESLAKASYEFFTNNLRPAGLTAELAKIIGSLAEKK, from the coding sequence ATGACTGTCTGCTATTTTGGCATTTATAAAGCTGACTACAACCGCAATAAAATTATAATGGCCGGCTTAAGAGCCAACGGCCTGGAGATTTTAGAATGCAACAGCCGGCTTAAGGGGCCAAAAAAATATTTTGATTTGATAAAAAAGCACCGCGCCTTAAAAAATAAATATGACGTGATGATCGTCGGCTTCCCCGGCTATCAAGCCATGATTTTGGCAAAATTGATTACCGGCCGGCCGATTATTTTTGACGCTTTTTTTTCGCTTTACGACGCTATGGTAAACGACCGGAGAGCCGTCAGCCGCCTCCATCCCTTAGCTTGGTATTTTTGGCTTTTAGACTGGCTGTCAGGCTCTTTAGCCGACCGGATACTTTTAGATACCGGCGAGCACATTAAATATTTCGCCAAAACATTCGGCCTAAAGACGAAAAAATTTATCCGAGTAATTATCGGCGCCGATACGGATATTTTCCGCCCGGCGCCGGCTAAACCGGCCTCGGCTGATTTTTTAGTCCATTTTCACGGATCATATATCCGCAACCAGGGTATCAACTATATCGTTGACGCGGCCGAAAAGCTAAGAGGAGAAAATATTATTTTCAGCTTAGTCGGCGCCGGGCAGGATTTCACGCGGATTAAAAATAGAGTTGACGAACTGAAGCTGGCGGAAAAATTCCAGATACGCGGTTTTCTGCCGATTGAGGGCTTACTAGACTCCGTCCATAAGGCTGATCTTTGCTTGGGAATTTTCGGCTCGGGAGAAAAAACGCAAAGGATTATATCCAATAAAATTTTTGAATGCCTGGCCTGCCAAAAAGCCCTTTTAACCGCGGACACGCCGGCCATGAGAGAATTATTTTCCGAAAATGAAGTGGCTTTCTGCCGCGCCGGGGACGGAGAGGATTTGGCGGAAAAAATATTATATTTAAAAAATAATCCGGAAACCAGAGAATCTTTAGCCAAAGCCAGCTATGAATTTTTTACGAACAACCTGCGGCCTGCCGGCTTAACGGCGGAATTAGCAAAAATAATCGGTTCATTGGCGGAAAAAAAATAA